The window aGATTCACGCGTTGCCCCTTGGcagctttcttttccttcgcgGCACTTTTGTGCGCCCAATTCTCGGCCGACACGCTCAAACGCCTGTTTGGTGTATTACCGCTGTTGttgcgcacacacgtgctaCCGCAGAGAGCACCAGCTCTTCGTACAAACCCGGCTATTTATTTGTTGCCACGGCTTCGTGCTTACCGGACGCATCGGCATCAAAAACTCACTCGTCACCTCTCAGAttgcagcgccgcccctTGATTGCGTCCCCCTTTACCTTTCTTAACCCCAGACCCCAGCAGGCATATTTTCTGCGAATTCATCCGACCCCTCGTGCATTGTGttgtgcctgtgcgcgcTCGCGCTTTAGActgccttctcttttgcaTTTTGATTTTTCCTCGTTCGGTGTCGCGCGCTCGTGTTCAATTTTTCTCTCTTAGACGGTTTGCGCTAGACACTCTCTTTTTACCAGTCTGCACAccctctccactctctcccctcttcctcctcttctccccgcACGTGTAGGGCAgtctccgcctccgcctgtTGCGCGTTGGCCAAGGTCACCCACCtccgcacacgtacacgggTACGTGGCGATAGATTTTTAGAGCGGAAACACACCGAATAcgaaagtgtgtgtgtgtgtgtgacagtgaagcagcaccacagGCACTCTccgtccctctcccctccccctcccccctacacacctacacacgcacacggcgtCTATTCGATCGCCTGGTTGGTTTGTTGTTGGCTCATCCATCACTTGAAGACATCTTTGCTCAGACGCACGTCCATTGCGTTCACTCGATAGACTCTGCTCGCGCCGTGCCCTGCCCAATCggacccccccccttcccttctttctcctcctcgtggtCCCCCAAACAGAGAGGGCCATCACGGCACACGAGAGCAACACAGCGCAGCGCATCTCCCTCGTCCTAGTacgctctttctttccttcgttgTTCCTATTTTGCGTTGTATTCTTCTCTaacttgtgtgtgtgtgtgtgtgtcgacgGCGCACATCTGATCTACTCCCCTGGCCTTGTGTTTGCCCTacccctttctcccctccctcccccactgcCCACTCGTTCCttccgttgttgttgtctgtGTTGCTGCCGTTATCGCCAGCCGTGCGCCTTTCCTCTGCCTGTTGGCGCTGTTTGTCCATTTTTCTTTCGTCCTCGGCGCCTTCCCTCGTTTCACCTCCTCACGATCGCGTCTGccccgcccccttctcctttccacttctcttttgcaCGACACCCCACGCCCTCAGTTGATTCGCGCTCTTGGCGTGCTTCCAAGGCTGCTCATCGCCTCCCCCCATCtgtcctcccccttcaccgTCTTGACTTCTCTTCGGCTACCACCACCGTTCCCCAGGTGCGCTACATTCCGTATCAATGGCAGCGTCTCTCCGCAGTCGTgccggcagctgctcccCGGATGGACTGCCCCTcgcatcgtcgccgtcgcctttGTCGACGATCACACGTGTGTGGAATGACCGCCTGCGAGCACTTTCATCTCCGCGCGACGTCTCTACCGTGGGCGAGCTTGACAACGTCATCGATGCCACCCCAACAGTGAAGGGGGAAGGACGGCTGCGCCAGGTTGCTGTCGTCAGCTCCGGCGGTGGACGCCTCGAAGCCGCGTCTGGTGTGGATGACGGCCTTACAGACAGCCCAGCTGCAACAGTGAGGactcgcacctcctcgctctaCGCAGCGAGAACCAGTAGCAAGCGCAGGGCGCTACTCAAGTGGAAGGACGCGACAGCAGTGAGTCCTCGGTCTTCATCTGTCATCACAGCGCGCCACCCTGTCGACCCCAATGCCGAAGTTGTGGTGAACTTTGCAAAGCCGCTGTTTCCGAACACGCTGCTGACGGAGGCCCAGGATGAAAAGCGACTGCTCACGCTCGTGTTGGACCTCGACGAGACCCTTGTCAGTAACCGTGACTCCCGTCATTCATCTGCCGTGCTCCGGCCGTACTGCCTCCACGTACTGAACGCCCTGCGCCACatgaaggagctggagatTGTACTATGGACTGCATCGACCAAGGAAACGGCGTCgccggtggtgcagcagctgcataAGACGGGCATCATCTTTGATGACACTATCTACCGCAACAACATCTGGTTCACCCAGCCGATTCACACGAAGGACTTGCGACTGCTTGGCCGCAACATGGACCGCGTTCTGATTGTCGACAACTCCGTTGGCTGCTGCAAGCTACACCCCCGCAACTCTCTGCTTGTCGAGGACTTCCACGGCGTGCGTCGTCGCGACGACGCGGCCCTTGTGAACGTGTACTACGTGGTGGATGCCCTGCTGCGTATGATGCGCGAGCGTTCAATGTCGGTCTCGGATGGACTGGGGTGCCTCATAGCGGAGGGGCAGTTGTGCCATATGGTGAACTACGACCTGCCTGAGCTGTTCAAGTACATACCACTGACGGAGGTGCCAGAGCTGAAGCGGCCGCCGGTCGGACGCTTTGTGCGGGCGAACACAGCACCACCAAACACGTCCATAATGCAGCATTGGGTCTACTAGAAGACGAGAGACGCGAAGCAGAAGCGGCCggccgaggaggggggcaaggCGCGGTGAGGGGTGGAAGGAGAGTGCACATCTGCGCTCATCTTTGGTCGTGTGTGCACGGAGCGGGAGAAGAACGGCGTACAGTGATGTGGTTGCGTGAGCCATGGCAGGGCCACCTTCACGGAGACGTGCACGCAGCAAACGGAGAAGCGAGGTAGTCTTCTGCAAGAGATGATGAGCGGGAGGTCACGGGCGGACGATGTCAGTCGAGCATCGCCGCCCCCGCTgtctttttcgttgttgtcgCACTTCACTAGCATGTACTTAAGGGAGTGACTCTGGTGCCGCTCTGCGGCGCTTCATTAGATCAGAGAAGGTGCTGGCGTGCCTTCaagcctctctctttccctctcctccggtgttgtgcacgtgtgtggatCTGGGCGCCACCGATACGCTTATCCGGAACCCTTCTTTGTCATGCTCTGCGACTCCACGCATTGGAGAAAGGGACGCGCAAAACAGAACTGTGATGTGTTCACCCCACCCCAACCGGATACGAAGCCGCAGATCGTATCCTCACAGGCTCATTCACGCGCTAAGGTATCCTTTTCTGCTGTGATCGCATCGTTTCTTTGCTGTTCTCGTGCGCCTTCGCTCTGCTCCTACACACTTTAACGAGTGTACTGTCCTGTATACATCTGTGTAGGGTAGAGGGGTGCTGAATGGCTCGTGTTCTTCTGCTTGCTCGTGCCTGTCATCGTGGTGTGATATTCTGTCGAGACGAGGATACTCGAGGTgaacaccgagagagagagagagagcgagcgagaagaATCGAGACAGAGAGTGTCTTTGCATTTCTCTTGCACGCATCCTCCCCACCGTCCAGCCAGCGCCTCCccgacaccccccccccccccccctcagcGCAGTTTAAaattcccccctttttctcacTCCACTACGACGCCTTCGTGTCGCAGCGCATTCGCTACGTCTTTGTCTTCTTCatttttgttctctctctggtcGGTAGACGCTCTGCTTGACCCCGCGTGTGCAGGTTGCTGCTCCCCCTGacacttcctctctttcccatccTGTTTCCTGCGCTATGCTGagtctccttctccccctctccccctcctccacgagACAATGGAGGTGTAATAGAGGTGCAGGCATGCGTTGGTGTTATTGTTGTGCCTCTCTGCTCGTTTGCCTGtgcgctgttgttgtctgccgcacgtctctctctcccctccacgGAGAGACGAGAGCGACATGCGGAGAAAATACGAAAGAACAAACGTGAGACCGGCCATCCCtgaaaacaaagagaaggcggcaggCCAATGGTCTTTTTCAAGACTCCCGCGTCGACGCAGTACAGCGAATTCTCGAATCGCCTCATGGAGTATATGCCTGTCAATGTGCTTGATGCGGTCGTCTCCCTTCAGTCGTGGAGCCTCGCACCACGGCGGTTGTGGCCTCTGCAGGCCGGCAACACGCACAGTGGCGAGGAGAGGCAAGTGGCGCCGCGACGCCATCGTCTTTATGGCTTGGCCTTTCCATAAACTGCTGGCGAATCTACAGCGGACGACTACTGCACGCACATTGTGCTCTCGACGACGGTCTCTCATCGTTGGATTTCCGCTCTCTAtcgctgctccacctctgaTCTTGTCATTGGGCTGATTGCCTCGTGTTCACCTGCGcacccatacacacgcgcacacgaaTGCTCGCGCATCGGTTTAATGTCACagctttctcttttcctttacTGACGTGAGCGCCTTCACCACGCTCGTCCCTCACCTGACACACAGTCGTTCTCCACACTGGTCTCGTTGCCCGACCCTGTGCCTCTGACTCTGCGTCGAcggagcgtgtgtgcgagcgAAATCACTCCTCTTTCACGTACTTATTCGGCAGCACTCTGTCATGCgtgccgctcctcctgctctctccctccaccgccatccACACCTTCGCACACATTTGACTCAACGGCAACCCCACACCCGGAGGTGTATTCAACCTCCTCTGTCTTTGCCGTTTGTGTGCATTTACTCCGAGCGCGCCCATCAGGGTGTTTGCTGATAATGCCCCGCGGAGTGAAAAGCTcgcagagcagcgcggcacgTGCGATGATATCCTCCACCGGCAGCCCAGCTGCTCTAAGCTCATTCTTGGGTGGCTTTGCCACCGGCACGGAGAACAGCACGAACGCGGAGCGGGAGAGCGACTACGTCGTAAGCCTAAAGCTCCTGAACAAGACAAGCGAAATTACGAAGCAAAAGTCGTTTGACCGGCTGGTAGAGCTCATGAAGTCGACCCCCGACGAGGTGCTTCTGCAGTTTGCCAGCGCCACAGTTGAGGCGATTGTCCAGCACGCCCACCACCCAAAGCCGGCGATTCGGAAGTCGAGCTATCAGCTACTACACGCGCTGATGAGCAAGAATAAGGAACTCAAGAAGGCGGTCGTCCCGGAGCTCAAAGTGCTGTCCGGTGTCTGGGTTATGGGGATGCACGATATGGAGGCGTCGGTGTGCCAGGCGGCCGCGGTTGCCTTCGATGCCGCCTTTCTTGCGGAGAAAAAGACGCTCATGCTGCAGCAACTGATGGAGGCCATTACGATGAGCctgcgcaccgctgtcgAGGAGGTAGTGGCTTTGAAGAAGCCACTGCTGGATGACTCGCTGGACCCCAACGCGAACAAAATCTTCGCGGCTCTCAAGTCGATGGGGTATATGATCAAGCAAGTGAGCGCCGCACAGATGGCAGTGCTGAAGTTTGTGCAGGACCCGCAGCTGTTTGGTGCGCTTCTACCGCCGCGAGAAGCGTCCAAGTCGTACCTGCTCGTCAAAACCCCACTCGCCCGCTCCGCGGTACTGGCGCTCCTGCGCGACATCGTGGCCTTCTGCCCCGCGAGCCCCAAAATACACCAGCTCGTGTCGCACGCGCTCTTTGGGTCCATCCTGGACTCGAACGTAACAATGGCCTCGCGGACGTGGGaactctttctcttctggTGTCGCAGCAACGTGACTGATGTGGTGAGCCACATGAAGGGGGGATTTCTCGATGACGTTGTGAACTGCTTCATGGGGTGCAAGCAAGGAGAACTCGCAGAGGTGATCTTCCCGTGCCTATTTCCTCTCTTGACTTCACTCTCGAAGGACGTGCGGTGCGAGAGTATTCTGGACGAGTTCtgtgcagcgctggtggAGCGGCTGAAAGAAATGAACGAGACACCGAATGTAAGCGCGCATGacctggaggtggtgctaACGGCGACGATGGAGTGCTGGGAGCTGCACTGCGTGCGCAAGAAGACCAACCACGCGTC is drawn from Leishmania panamensis strain MHOM/PA/94/PSC-1 chromosome 24 sequence and contains these coding sequences:
- a CDS encoding hypothetical protein (TriTrypDB/GeneDB-style sysID: LpmP.24.0280) — protein: MAASLRSRAGSCSPDGLPLASSPSPLSTITRVWNDRLRALSSPRDVSTVGELDNVIDATPTVKGEGRLRQVAVVSSGGGRLEAASGVDDGLTDSPAATVRTRTSSLYAARTSSKRRALLKWKDATAVSPRSSSVITARHPVDPNAEVVVNFAKPLFPNTLLTEAQDEKRLLTLVLDLDETLVSNRDSRHSSAVLRPYCLHVLNALRHMKELEIVLWTASTKETASPVVQQLHKTGIIFDDTIYRNNIWFTQPIHTKDLRLLGRNMDRVLIVDNSVGCCKLHPRNSLLVEDFHGVRRRDDAALVNVYYVVDALLRMMRERSMSVSDGLGCLIAEGQLCHMVNYDLPELFKYIPLTEVPELKRPPVGRFVRANTAPPNTSIMQHWVY